The following nucleotide sequence is from Fibrobacter succinogenes.
GTACTTTGTCTCGTAAACTTCGCCAAGGGAATTCACCTGCTTTGCGCCCACACCCTGCGCGAGTGTTCCTGTCGGTGCGATTGTATCTTTGCAACGGAGCGCAATGAATCGCATTTCGAAGGTGGTCATTTCGGCACCGTGGCGGATTCCCATGGCGTAACCTGCGCCCGTATTGAATGGCGGATACCACATTTTATGGCGAGAAAATCCTGGATTGTTCGGGCGGTAAAGCCCTGCAGCACCACCTGTGGCGATAATGACGGCGTCCGCTTCGATAGCGTAGAATGTATCGTTCTCGATTCCAAAACCGAATGCACCGTTAATCTTGTTGTTGTGAACGGCATAATCAAAAATGTTCACGTGGTTCAACACGGTCACATTGGGGAGCTTCTTGACTGCATTAGCCAAAATCGGCTTGATGTTTTCGCCGTTGATTTTGATGTTGCGATTTCCGCGCGTCACATATTTGCCGTCCTTGTCTTTCAAGATGACAAGTCCCAGCTTTTCCAAGTGCGCTGTGACATCGTTAAATTTTTCGGATATAGAATAAAGTAAATCTTCACGAACAATCCCATCGGCGTCTTTCTTCGCGTATTCCACGTAATCTTTGGGTGTGTGGCCTTCGGTAATGTAGGCATTCAATGCATTTACGCCTGCCGCGAGGCAACCACTTCGTTTGATATTTGCTTTTTCGACGATGAGAATTTTGAGGTTTGCACCTTTACTGCCCGCGGCATCTTTCTGCTCATTTTGTGCGGCTGTAATCGCGGCGTAGCAACCAGCCGTCCCGCCGCCGATAATCAGCAAATCTGTTTTTATCCGTTCTATTTTCACAGCGCCTCCACATTTTCGGGTTTCGCAAATATAGAACGCTCTTTTTCAAACGTCCAATACTTAATTCATATCGCTATTGATAAAAAAATTGTATTAAGAAATCACTTCCGTTGCTGATTGGAAAATGTTATATTTTGGCACATGGCATTATCAGCAGGAATTACACGCGAAGGAGCCTTGGAACTCCTCAAAAAATACAACTCGGATCCATTCCACCTCGAACATGGCGAAATTGTCGAGAACACCATGCGATATTTCGCTCGTGAACTCGGTTATGCCGAAGACGAGGAATTCTGGGGAATCGTTGGGCTTTTGCACGATCTCGATTTTGAACAGTGGCCCGAACAGCATTGCATCAAAGAACGTGAACTCATGCAAGAAGCGGGGCTCTCCGAAGAACTGATTCATGCCACGACAAGTCACGGCTGGTCTATAACGGTCGATGTGAAGCCTGAACACGAAATGGAAAAAGTCCTTTACGCCGTTGATGAATTGACGGGCTTGATTGGCGCTGTCGTATTGATGCGTCCATCAAAAAGCGTGCAAGATCTGGAACTGAAATCTGTTTTGAAAAAGTATAAATCGCCCAAGTTTGCGGCAGGCTGCTCTCGTGAAGTCATTGAACGTGGTGCGAATTTGCTGGGCTGGGAACTGAACGATTTGATTTCTCGGACAATTGCGGCTCTGAAAACTTTTAGACCGTAGTTTGTTCTTATTTGGGGCGGATTTCTTTAATTTCGCCCTGCTTTAAATCGCCTAATTCATAACTGCAAAACTTGATGCGGACAAGGCGCAAGACTTCGTAGCCGAGGTGTGCTAGCATGCGACGGATTTCGCGGTTTTTGCCTTCGTCCAAAGTAATTTCTAGCCAACTGTTCTTTTCGCTTTCGCGGTGGAAAACGGCGCGAACGGCGTGCATGAATTCTTCACTCTCGCCAAAGACGCGGGGCGGTACATTGAAACCTGCTTCCATTTTTGCGAGGTCGTGGGCGGAGGGGTGGCCGTTAACCTGCACTCGGTAAATTTTTGTGTGAAGAGCTGTTACTGGATCCTTCGACTTCGCTGACGCTTCGCTCAGGATGACATTTGGATTGCGCGACGCTCTCGTCTCTAGTCTGTAGGGCTTTGCCCGTTCTCTCGTCTGTAACAACGCGTCTGCCCATTGTGTATCGTTTGTAAACAGCAACAGTCCTTCGCTGGCGGCGTCGAGCCTGCCCACGGGCGAAATATGCGGTACAGGCTTGCCGGGGAACATCTTGGCGTACTCTTCGCGGAATAAATCCATGACGGTTGTGCGCCCTTTTTCGTCGCTTGCCGTGGTTACGTAACCGCGGGGCTTGTTCATCATAAAGTAAACAAACTCGCTTGCGGTCACTGGTGCGCCGTCTACAAGAATCTTGTCGTTTTCGTAAGCAGGAGCGTCCGGGTCGTGCACGATTTTACCACGCAAAGAAACCCGGCCCTCGCGGACCATGTTTTCTGCTTGACTTCGGCTACAAAATCCGCGTTTGGAAATAACGCGAGCAACGCCGTGAGGCTTTTCCTTCGTGGCTTGCGAGTTGCTATTCCATTTGTTATTGCGGAATTTGTTCATTTATAAAAAATAACGTCATACTGAGCGAAAATTGCGAATGTCCCAGTTCGAGTATTCATCAAGACTCTACTGGATGTCTCGCTTCGCTCAACATG
It contains:
- a CDS encoding hydrolase, which produces MALSAGITREGALELLKKYNSDPFHLEHGEIVENTMRYFARELGYAEDEEFWGIVGLLHDLDFEQWPEQHCIKERELMQEAGLSEELIHATTSHGWSITVDVKPEHEMEKVLYAVDELTGLIGAVVLMRPSKSVQDLELKSVLKKYKSPKFAAGCSREVIERGANLLGWELNDLISRTIAALKTFRP
- a CDS encoding pseudouridine synthase, producing MNKFRNNKWNSNSQATKEKPHGVARVISKRGFCSRSQAENMVREGRVSLRGKIVHDPDAPAYENDKILVDGAPVTASEFVYFMMNKPRGYVTTASDEKGRTTVMDLFREEYAKMFPGKPVPHISPVGRLDAASEGLLLFTNDTQWADALLQTRERAKPYRLETRASRNPNVILSEASAKSKDPVTALHTKIYRVQVNGHPSAHDLAKMEAGFNVPPRVFGESEEFMHAVRAVFHRESEKNSWLEITLDEGKNREIRRMLAHLGYEVLRLVRIKFCSYELGDLKQGEIKEIRPK